A stretch of the Serratia marcescens genome encodes the following:
- the secG gene encoding preprotein translocase subunit SecG: protein MYEALLVIFLLISIGLVALIMLQQGKGADMGASFGAGASGTLFGSSGSGNFMTRMTAVLATLFFVISLILGNLSSNQSKKGSEWENLGQPVKTEQTTAPAAPAKPSSDIPQ from the coding sequence ATGTACGAAGCTCTTCTGGTAATTTTCCTGCTGATTTCAATCGGGCTGGTTGCTCTGATTATGTTGCAGCAAGGTAAAGGCGCTGACATGGGAGCCTCTTTCGGAGCAGGTGCATCAGGCACATTGTTCGGTTCGAGTGGTTCCGGTAACTTTATGACCCGCATGACTGCTGTGCTGGCGACGCTGTTCTTCGTCATCAGCCTGATTCTGGGCAACCTCAGCAGCAACCAAAGCAAGAAAGGCAGCGAGTGGGAAAACCTGGGTCAGCCAGTGAAAACTGAGCAGACAACCGCGCCGGCAGCACCTGCCAAGCCGAGCAGCGACATCCCGCAGTAA